From Wolbachia endosymbiont (group A) of Longitarsus flavicornis, the proteins below share one genomic window:
- a CDS encoding UDP-glucose dehydrogenase family protein — protein MYITIIGIGYVGLVSCAMLSEQGHNVDCIDINTKKIELLKLGKIPIYEPGLADYLENNIKLQRIRFFDSYSQINPNTEVVFVTVDTPSDSLGNADLKNVYNSISKVSERVNQDCLIVIKSTIPPGTTKNIYNYLSNKGYNFDLGVNPEFLKQGSAVSDFLYPDRIIIGVKTKRARVKLEAIYRSFTDRNIPLIVTDTVTAEMIKYASNAFLATKIAFINEMAGLCEMLEADIDLLANGMGMDHRIGREFLKAGPGFGGSCFPKDLSALIRIAEDHNVKLQILNSVKESNYNHITNIAKKVEYALNGAQNKKIAIWGLTFKPGTDDVRNSPAIDVAKLLVNNNAKITAYDPVGMNNARQVLKDIEYADNAIEAARGAEALLLLTEWREFKSQDFVILKDVMATPNIFDFRNLLDSELLLRYGYNVYSLGKKSKFTWEV, from the coding sequence ATGTATATAACCATTATAGGAATAGGGTATGTAGGTTTAGTATCTTGTGCAATGTTATCAGAGCAGGGTCATAACGTTGATTGCATTGACATAAATACTAAGAAGATTGAATTATTGAAATTAGGAAAAATTCCTATATATGAGCCTGGATTAGCAGACTATTTAGAGAATAATATAAAGTTACAAAGGATAAGATTCTTCGATTCGTATTCTCAAATAAATCCCAACACAGAAGTAGTGTTTGTAACTGTAGATACTCCATCAGACTCCTTAGGAAATGCGGATTTAAAAAATGTATATAATTCAATAAGTAAAGTTTCTGAGAGAGTTAATCAAGATTGCTTAATAGTTATAAAATCAACTATTCCTCCTGGTACTACAAAAAATATATATAATTATTTATCTAATAAGGGCTACAACTTTGATTTGGGAGTTAATCCAGAGTTTCTCAAGCAAGGCTCTGCAGTATCAGATTTTTTATATCCAGATAGAATAATAATAGGAGTAAAAACTAAGCGAGCTAGAGTAAAACTAGAAGCTATATATAGATCATTTACAGATAGGAATATTCCGTTAATAGTCACTGATACAGTTACAGCTGAAATGATTAAATATGCTTCTAATGCCTTTCTAGCAACAAAAATTGCTTTTATCAATGAAATGGCAGGTTTATGTGAGATGTTAGAAGCAGACATCGACCTTTTAGCTAATGGCATGGGGATGGACCATAGAATAGGTAGGGAATTTCTAAAAGCTGGCCCAGGATTTGGAGGATCCTGTTTTCCTAAAGATTTGTCAGCTTTGATAAGGATTGCTGAAGATCATAATGTCAAGCTACAAATTTTAAATTCAGTTAAGGAATCTAACTATAATCATATAACAAACATCGCTAAAAAGGTAGAATATGCTCTAAATGGAGCTCAAAATAAAAAAATAGCGATATGGGGGCTAACTTTTAAACCTGGTACTGATGATGTAAGAAATAGTCCAGCTATAGATGTCGCAAAATTGTTAGTGAATAACAACGCTAAAATTACTGCATATGACCCAGTGGGAATGAATAATGCTAGGCAAGTTCTAAAGGATATAGAGTACGCGGATAACGCTATAGAAGCTGCAAGGGGCGCAGAAGCCTTGTTATTGTTAACGGAGTGGAGGGAATTTAAAAGTCAAGACTTTGTAATTTTAAAGGATGTTATGGCTACACCTAATATTTTTGACTTTCGTAATTTATTAGATAGTGAACTGTTGCTAAGATATGGTTACAATGTTTACTCTCTGGGCAAAAAATCTAAGTTTACCTGGGAAGTTTAA
- a CDS encoding DMT family transporter, translated as MDYRLRAYLLGVIWFILSLFSSVANDTISKYLSLHLQSFEVIFFRFLFSTITLVPFMLYYGREAFKTSQISIQITRGVLLFVGITLWTYGLAIFPIVTATIISFSIPLFVILLAIPLLNENIIWQRWSVTVIGFVGIAITTKAYSEDFNPKIFIFIVSTLIFAILDILNKKLAIKESVISMLFYSALTTTIFSTVPLLFYWHLPSLLELVLLLILGINSNLILFFILKAFTLADATALAPYRYIELIISAIVTYVMFNELPDKSALYGILILIPSTLFIVYSESKVIKKNNVCNARVKIYDSNC; from the coding sequence GTGGATTACAGACTAAGAGCTTATTTACTTGGAGTTATCTGGTTTATACTTAGTTTATTTAGTAGTGTAGCTAATGATACTATATCAAAATATCTAAGTTTACATCTCCAAAGTTTTGAAGTAATCTTTTTCCGCTTTTTATTTAGCACTATTACCCTTGTACCTTTTATGCTTTACTATGGAAGAGAAGCTTTTAAAACAAGTCAAATATCTATTCAGATAACTAGAGGAGTATTGTTATTTGTTGGAATAACCTTGTGGACCTATGGGTTAGCTATTTTTCCCATAGTAACTGCAACAATTATAAGTTTTTCTATACCATTATTTGTTATACTTCTTGCAATCCCTTTACTAAATGAAAATATAATTTGGCAAAGATGGTCAGTAACTGTTATTGGCTTTGTTGGTATTGCTATTACTACCAAAGCTTATAGTGAAGACTTTAATCCTAAAATTTTTATTTTTATTGTATCTACATTAATCTTTGCTATATTAGACATACTTAATAAGAAACTCGCAATAAAAGAGTCAGTAATAAGTATGTTATTTTATTCAGCTCTAACAACAACTATTTTTTCCACTGTGCCTTTGCTGTTTTATTGGCATTTGCCTTCCTTGTTAGAATTAGTATTACTACTGATTTTGGGAATTAATTCAAATCTAATTCTGTTCTTCATATTAAAAGCTTTTACTCTTGCAGATGCTACTGCACTTGCACCATATAGATACATAGAGCTAATAATTTCTGCAATAGTAACATATGTTATGTTTAATGAGTTGCCTGATAAAAGTGCTTTGTATGGTATTTTAATATTAATACCATCGACTTTGTTTATAGTTTATTCAGAAAGTAAAGTAATTAAGAAAAATAATGTATGCAACGCTAGAGTAAAAATTTATGACTCTAATTGTTAA
- a CDS encoding DMT family transporter, translated as MDYRLRAYLLGVIWFILSLFSSVANDTISKYLSLHLQSFEVIFFRFLFSTITLVPFMLYYGREAFKTSQISIQITRGVLLFVGITLWTYGLAIFPIVTATIISFSIPLFVILLAIPLLNENIIWQRWSVTVIGFVGIAITTKAYSEDFNPKIFIFIVSTLIFAILDILNKKLAIKESVISMLFYSALTTTIFSTVPLLFYWHLPSLLELVLLLILGINSNLILFFILKAFTLADATALAPYRYIELIISAIVTYVMFNELPDKSALYGILILIPSTLFIVYSESKVIKKNNVCNARVKIYDSNC; from the coding sequence GTGGATTACAGACTAAGAGCTTATTTACTTGGAGTTATCTGGTTTATACTTAGTTTATTTAGTAGTGTAGCTAATGATACTATATCAAAATATCTAAGTTTACATCTCCAAAGTTTTGAAGTAATCTTTTTCCGCTTTTTATTTAGCACTATTACCCTTGTACCTTTTATGCTTTACTATGGAAGAGAAGCTTTTAAAACAAGTCAAATATCTATTCAGATAACTAGAGGAGTATTGTTATTTGTTGGAATAACCTTGTGGACCTATGGGTTAGCTATTTTTCCCATAGTAACTGCAACAATTATAAGTTTTTCTATACCATTATTTGTTATACTTCTTGCAATCCCTTTACTAAATGAAAATATAATTTGGCAAAGATGGTCAGTAACTGTTATTGGCTTTGTTGGTATTGCTATTACTACCAAAGCTTATAGTGAAGACTTTAATCCTAAAATTTTTATTTTTATTGTATCTACATTAATCTTTGCTATATTAGACATACTTAATAAGAAACTCGCAATAAAAGAGTCAGTAATAAGTATGTTATTTTATTCAGCTCTAACAACAACTATTTTTTCCACTGTGCCTTTGCTGTTTTATTGGCATTTGCCTTCCTTGTTAGAATTAGTATTACTACTGATTTTGGGAATTAATTCAAATCTAATTCTGTTCTTCATATTAAAAGCTTTTACTCTTGCAGATGCTACTGCACTTGCACCATATAGATACATAGAGCTAATAATTTCTGCAATAGTAACATATGTTATGTTTAATGAGTTGCCTGATAAAAGTGCTTTGTATGGTATTTTAATATTAATACCATCGACTTTGTTTATAGTTTATTCAGAAAGTAAAGTAATTAAGAAAAATAATGTATGCAAC